The stretch of DNA AGAGTTTATTGTCTAGAACCATGTCGATCCCTAGGCTTATGACATTACAAGTTCAGAAAGAAATTGAACTTTGTAGTTGTCTACATTTTAAGAGTTATGACTATGGAATAGGCTTgaatctatctatctatctgtGCTCTTTGTAAGTGACAACATGTATTGTGAAATACTGAAAGGACTATATTTCTacttctctctatctctctcattttgCAATGTATCTTAATTGTTATTCTTGTTTCATGCTGGGGATTTAGGAAGCAATGATGAAAGATACATTAGAACGCGCAAGGGAACCAAACCTGAACTTGAAAGGCTATCTTCACAATTCATATATACATCCAGTTTTTAAAGCATGTGTAGAAGACGAGGACAAGAAAgtggatgatgatgaaaaatggGAGACTGAGAGCGTGCTTGTGCCCACAAAACGCCACTCCCAAAGGAATACACCAGCACCCAGCGGAGTTAGTGGCTCCcgttcatcttcttcctcctctctgcGTGGGGCTTCTGATTTCTGAAGAACATCCAACCCCCTCATTCTAGGCAGGAAACTTTGCTTCTTACCTTATGTTTCATCTTCACACAAGTATACCAAGGGAAGAAGACAGACATAGTGTGAACAGTGTATACCAACAGATAGACGGACAGAGAGTTACAGCAATCTTTAGGACCTTCAGCAATCTTGGTTTTTTTGGCAGTCAGTTGATTTAGATTAGAGGGTGGCAAGTGTAAAATATTGTGTGTATGAGTGCTTTTAAAAATTGGTGATATCTATATGTATCAAagaattatttgataaaatttcaaTGTGAATACACGCATTGCTGCTTAATGTTTGATTGGACTAAGATACAATTCATGTGGGAAATGTGGCAAAAACCATCTTGATCCACCACCATTTCTGTTTAATAATTCTGGCAGTTACTTGGAACTACTACGTGTACTAACTACAACGCTATTTCCGATTCACTTTTGATTGAACCTTTGGCTTTGgatggttttttttgtttttttttgggaaatcGTTGCTGTGGAACGGGGGTACATTCAttactattagatgataaagaaatatgcaataaatgatcatttaataaagataaatgtgtcacatcatatttaatgagatgaaagtgaAACGATAATATAGTATATCAAATTTTCCTTCTTCTGCAATGATGTGTTTTGACTAGGATTATATTAAAAGAATGAATAAAGATAGATGTATACAACTCCTTTACAACTTATTTCACCTTAAATAGTTGGCCAAGTTTCAAAGAGTTAGATTGCCTTAATCGTCAAGTCTTTCTtataatcattaattttttacaaagagCTTCTCTACTTGATTACAAAAGACtatatagaatttatctatTGAAAATTTGTACCTGAAATTATTACTCTTTCTCGTACTAATAGCACCATATGCAATGATGCATGTAGCGTAGCAAAGTAGAAATCTGGAAAACGACAGCTTGATTTAAcacaaataatgaaataatttgctGCTACTCTACTCCTCTGCCTGCCCCTTGTTTAACTAACAagttttttacaattatttttgaattttatataaatttataaaatgacatgattATTAGACTTAATCTTGAAATATCATGGACTATTTATTCATTCACTATTGAGTatctcaaattataaaaatttgtaacatAGACTTTATAACTATATACGATATgacttttatttctttatttttttcttaaatgaaatcgtatacttcatttaaaaaagGGTGAactctaatattaaaaaattatttttttatgtgaattctatatttatttattttttttttaagaaagtgtATGAAACTTTCATACTataagactgtaaatattatttttaaaaaacttatcatattagcaatataaaaaaaaaatacttgtaattattttttttttcttatcaatatagtttttctataaatataatggatatttttcataataactGGTACAacaacttataattataaatagtagatTTTGTTTTTCGAAAAAATCATAGATATCTGATATAGTACGCATAAAATAATAAGTACTCCAACCGTCCAACGacataaaacaacaaaaaagagcGGTGGGTTCTGATGATGCGGAGGGAGTGCAAGAGCAACCGCCTCGGGCGTTTTGCGGAGGGACCCACTATTGAAAGCCGAACACGGGGCAGGGCACTCAGACAGATGCAACCAGGTGGTGTGGCCCACAGATGAGATACGAGCAATCCCCCTAGAGGCCTAGATTGAAGCGGCTGCCCACCCTGCCCCTGCCCTTGCCCTTCCCTGCCTacgagtttgagtttgagtttgaagTTGGATTTGAATCATTTGATCCGCGACTCCGTCTCCACTTCCATTTCTCCCTGTTAATTATTCCCTTTCATTTCCAACTTCACATGAAGACACCCTAGTAGTGTTCACACACCGGCAGAGACGACACAGTAGATGCTTCTCTTTGTTCCACGCCTTCTATgtacacctctctctctctctctgtgttccaatttttattttcagtctTTTGATCTTCgtttattttgttgtaattattttctttctctcttttgaaTTGACAAGAAATCGCTGCAGGAGGAGCGATGACGAAGAAAGCCCCACCTCCGATAGTGGCGCGCCGTGTTATCTGGTTGAGCTGGAAGCTCGTCATCTTCCTCTCCCTTGCTCTTTGCGCCCTTGCTCTCCTCAGACTCCACTCTCAGCCCGAcctctcttctccctctccatcTCTTCTCCGTCCTCGAGTTTCTCGCTATATCCTCGACCGCCCCCCCAAGATCGCCTTCCTTTTCCTCGCTCGTACTAACCTCCCTCTCGATTTTCTCTGGGATACTTTCTTCGAGGTTTATTTCTccctttctttatattttttttctcttttcctttcgaCTAAAATTCTATTTGAATTTTCCTGTGCTTTCTCGCGGAAAGTGTTTGGAATTCGAAGGGTTTACAATGTTTTGGCTTTGTGCGATTCTCAGAATGTTGACGTTGCGAACTTCTCGATCTATATTCACTCGGCGCCGGGATTCGTGTTTGACGACTCAACGGCGAAGTCGCCTTTCTTTCGTGGTCGAGAATTGAAGAATAGCATTCAGGTGAAACATCGAAGCTAGAAAATTAGAAGAATAGCATTCAAGTTTGTTAATTTGTCTAATATAGCTTCTCTTCTTTAATAAACCTCGGATATGAGAAGAGGGAAAATTGACATGTATTAGGCTGCTTTATGTTTCCAATGACGCCGACAGCTTGGAAGTTCCGATGAGTAAGCTATGCATACATATCCACCGGAAAacgaaatagtaaaaaaaaaaaaaaaaaaggactaagCGTATACATACTGAGCTAAGATATTTTGGATTTACAGCTATTGAAAatagtttattaaatttttatttccttcgTTTTCTCATATATTCCCGTAGATCAAATgaagtgttaatttttttttttttttctaccgtTTGGTCATTCGATGTTGTTGACATGATTGTGAATTGGGTGGTCACATCTTACAGGTGTTATGGGGAGAATCGAGTATGATTGAAGCGGAGAAGTTGTTGCTTAACGCAGCTCTTGAGGATCCAGCgaatcaaatatttattctactctCTGACAGGTTAGGGCTcatttggggagtgagatgagttaataattttgtgaatagtaataagatagtttgtgaatagtagtgagatagtttgagttgagtattttttgaattttgggaaaggagagataaaaaattgagtaaaaaatattagaaagttaaaattagaatatagttttataatattatttttgtttggggatttgaaaaagttgaattgttttttattttttgtttgaaagtttgggaaagatataatgattagtttgggaaagttgtaaggattagtttgaaaaagttgtaataattactttgaaaattttgtatttgaattatgtttgagtaggagatgagatgagaattttgggatgagTTCTATTTCCTAACACGCCAatacaacaaataaatttacaaatgaTTTACATGTACTTCCCATATTTTGAGGCTTCTCGATGCTTAAGAAATCTGCATGATGTAGAATAACTATTGTGCCTGCCTCGTTTTTAATGGAAATTGTTTCGGTTTCTAATTGACAAGAATATGGATTTTTGCAGCATATTATATATCTGCATGCCTATTGACAGGATTGTTATCTCGGAGGAAATTGGTTTgccaataatatataatctaaatttctctctctttgttgcagTTGCGTTCCCCTGTACAACTTTGGCTTCATATACAACTATGTGATGGCTTCTCCAAGAAGTTTTGTGGACAGGTAGGTGGAGAGATTTTATAATTCTTGAGGTGCTAAGCAGTAATTgttttaggccttgtttggattcaaaaacactctcaactcatctcatctcatttaatccttacaacttttccaaacttctaaacaaaatataataaacaattcaactttttcaaatcccaaaacaaaaataatattgaactattatattctaataatattttattcaactttcatctcatctcaactcaactcaactcaactcactatacAAACCTCCCTAGATGATTCAATATCAATGGAAAGTTTTCATTGGGCCATTGTTTCATGCTTCTCGCTTGTTATTTGAGGAAATGTTTAAGTTGTGACGTatagttaatttttcttgtagctTTCTTGATATGAAAGAGGGCCGCTACAACCCGAAGATGTCACCTGTAATACCAAAGGAGAAATGGCGAAAAGGGTCCCAGGTTATTTTTTTCCGCTAAATTTGTGTGCCCCAAATTTCCTACCCCCATATTTTTAGTCTGTTCCCTTCTTTTTGGTGGTTAATTATACAAGGGAGTATTGTTTTAAGTTTCCATTATTTGTTTTTGCATGTGTGCTGTAGTGTGGTTTGAACTCTTGGTCTGGTTTTAAGAGGGGGCATTTGTAACACAGCCCCTCGTTGAGTAAGTTATAAAGGTAGCGAAGGGTGTTAGTTCCCACATTGGTTACTTATTCGTTGAAATTTAGCTTTATAAGTGAGTCGAGAGGAGCTTcaaattgactagtctttttggagttaTAGTGCAGACGTGGCTAGTGCCCCGTTTTTATCAATACAAGTTGGTTTTGATTCAGGAGATTAAATTGTATGAAATGTATACATGAGAAGTTGCTGTAAATACCCATCTTGCTTCATGAACCATGCCTTAACTTTTGGAACTACCGTCTGTTAAAAGAGAGTGGGTTCCACAGTAGGTTAAGACCTAATCTTCTTCTTTGGGAATCCAAATAAACAGTCTGCAAAAACATTAGTTATTACATTTCATTAGCATTATCATCACTGCCATTgtcatcaaataaattatttgtccAAGGATCAggacagtattttttttttacaatctaTGGTCTaagttgattttgattttgaaatttcaGTGGATTGCTTTAGTTCGAAGCCATGCAGAAGTCATTGTAGAGGACGAGGCTATTCTTTCAGTATTTAAGAAATTTTGCAAGGTAGGTAATTGAGTTTTATATCAAGTGTCACCATCAATCTGGTAATggttatttgtaattttcttcgTCAAAGCATTATCGCTTTGGATTGTACATCTGTACCATGATACTTCAATCACTTTTTGGAGAGGAgttcttttatcttttctgcAGAAGGGAGATTTAATTACAAAGATGCCTATGCACTATTTATATGGAGCCTTCTTCTGATGTGGTACTGAAAACTTCAAATGTGTTTCTTTGTTGACTAGCAAAATTATATAGGTGTTTTTAACCAAACTATGTAGGTTTTGAAAGTTACCTagtgataatttaaaatataaaatagtgaaaTGTGGCTCTACTATTTTGCAAGCATGGCAGTGTTTTTATATGTATTCGCGTGCTTATTTATAATAAGTTGCAAGCGGTGTCAGTTTTTTAACCCCT from Juglans regia cultivar Chandler chromosome 4, Walnut 2.0, whole genome shotgun sequence encodes:
- the LOC108980917 gene encoding glycosyltransferase BC10-like; translation: MTKKAPPPIVARRVIWLSWKLVIFLSLALCALALLRLHSQPDLSSPSPSLLRPRVSRYILDRPPKIAFLFLARTNLPLDFLWDTFFENVDVANFSIYIHSAPGFVFDDSTAKSPFFRGRELKNSIQVLWGESSMIEAEKLLLNAALEDPANQIFILLSDSCVPLYNFGFIYNYVMASPRSFVDSFLDMKEGRYNPKMSPVIPKEKWRKGSQWIALVRSHAEVIVEDEAILSVFKKFCKRRPPVDASKGKLNINLQKQHNCIPDEHYVQTLLAMSDLEGELERRTLTYTLWNLSATKMEKKGWHPFTFNFANAGPKQINEIKDINHVYYETEFRIEWCRSNSMLVPCFLFARKFSQGAAMRLLSDGVVGHSDAAELLDSLP